In the genome of Budorcas taxicolor isolate Tak-1 chromosome 23, Takin1.1, whole genome shotgun sequence, one region contains:
- the TLX1 gene encoding T-cell leukemia homeobox protein 1 produces MEHLGPHHLHPGHAEPISFGIDQILNSPDQGGCMGPSSRLQDGEYGLGCLVGGAYPYGGGGPAAGPGAGGAGAYGAGGPSGPGGPAGGGGGACSMGPLAGSYNVNMALAGGPGPGGGGGGGGGGGGGALSAAGVIRVPAHRPLAGTVAHPQPLATGLPTVSSVPAVPGVNNLTGLTFPWMESNRRYTKDRFTGHPYQNRTPPKKKKPRTSFTRLQICELEKRFHRQKYLASAERAALAKALKMTDAQVKTWFQNRRTKWRRQTAEEREAERQQANRILLQLQQEAFQKSLAQPLPADPLCVHNSSLFALQNLQPWSDDSTKITSVTSVASACE; encoded by the exons ATGGAGCACCTGGGTCCGCACCATCTCCATCCGGGCCACGCGGAGCCCATCAGCTTTGGCATCGACCAGATCCTCAACAGCCCAGACCAGGGCGGCTGCATGGGGCCCTCCTCGCGCCTCCAGGACGGAGAATACGGCCTTGGCTGTTTGGTTGGAGGCGCCTACCCTTACGGCGGCGGGGGCCCCGCAgccgggccgggggccgggggcgcgggggcCTATGGCGCTGGAGGCCCGAGTGGCCCGGGTGgcccggcgggcggcggcggcggcgcgtgCAGCATGGGCCCGCTGGCCGGCTCCTACAACGTGAACATGGCCTTGGCGGGCGGCCCCGGTcccggtggcggcggcggcgggggtggcggcggcggcgggggcgcgcTGAGTGCTGCGGGAGTGATCCGAGTGCCTGCGCACAGGCCGCTAGCTGGAACGGTGGCCCACCCTCAACCTCTGGCTACCGGTTTGCCCACCGTGTCCTCCGTGCCTGCCGTCCCGGGCGTCAACAACCTCACCGGCCTCACCTTCCCCTGGATGGAGAGTAACCGCAGATACACAAAGGACAGGTTCACAG GTCACCCCTATCAGAATCGGACGCCCCCCAAGAAGAAGAAGCCGCGCACGTCCTTCACGCGCCTGCAGATCTGCGAGCTGGAGAAGCGCTTCCACCGCCAGAAGTACCTGGCCTCGGCCGAGCGCGCCGCCCTGGCCAAGGCGCTCAAAATGACCGACGCGCAAGTCAAAACCTGGTTCCAGAACCGGCGGACAAAGTGGAG GCGGCAGACTGCGGAGGAGCGTGAGGCCGAGAGGCAGCAGGCAAACCGCATCCTCCTGCAGCTGCAGCAGGAGGCCTTCCAGAAGAGCCTGGCTCAGCCACTGCCCGCGGACCCGCTGTGCGTGCACAACTCCTCGCTCTTCGCCCTGCAGAACTTGCAGCCGTGGTCTGACGACTCGACCAAGATCACCAGCGTCACGTCCGTGGCGTCGGCCTGCGAGTGA